From Butyricimonas paravirosa, one genomic window encodes:
- a CDS encoding TlpA disulfide reductase family protein has protein sequence MKRLLYGIVCWGTLVACQREPGYKISGSVPGTPDGMKVYLYNWNTPVDSSVVKGGKFVLTGKVDVPTRYQLLIDLSPDKVESYEKDLRGSDVFVENVDIKYESPSIDSLPSRNSFLRNVKGNVIVTGSPVHDLFLSYQEKIKPYRTKNSEAWNKYLKVYHIPALDGVFNTREGIALAREMNDAQKEITRIQWDFIKANPKSPVSVDVAQNMVYSAKFSKAEMENLLQTIDPSLRETAGYKQLQKSLEEIAPIALGEKYRDLELVDENGKTVQLSDYVKPGQYNMVEFWASWCGPCRGEIPHLRHVYDAYGKGKDAFNMISVSIDDKEKDWKQALKEENMKWTQLCDLKGWKGEVINKYKIQGVPFCLILDKEGRIIDHGVRGSELDVVLIKYLGDRYEE, from the coding sequence ATGAAAAGATTATTGTATGGTATTGTTTGTTGGGGAACGTTGGTAGCCTGTCAACGGGAACCTGGTTATAAGATTAGCGGTTCCGTGCCGGGAACGCCTGACGGCATGAAAGTGTATTTATACAATTGGAATACCCCGGTAGATTCCAGTGTCGTGAAAGGGGGAAAATTCGTGTTAACAGGAAAAGTGGATGTTCCGACACGTTATCAGTTGCTGATTGATTTATCTCCGGATAAGGTGGAATCGTACGAGAAGGATTTACGGGGATCAGATGTGTTTGTGGAGAATGTGGATATAAAGTATGAAAGTCCTTCCATTGATTCCTTGCCTTCTCGTAACTCTTTCCTGCGGAACGTGAAAGGGAATGTGATCGTAACAGGTTCTCCCGTGCATGATTTATTTCTGAGTTATCAGGAAAAGATTAAACCTTATCGAACTAAGAATAGTGAAGCGTGGAATAAGTATTTAAAAGTTTATCATATTCCGGCTCTTGATGGAGTGTTCAATACCCGGGAAGGAATTGCATTAGCCCGGGAAATGAATGATGCCCAGAAAGAGATTACCCGAATCCAATGGGATTTCATAAAAGCTAACCCGAAGTCTCCCGTTTCCGTGGATGTGGCCCAGAATATGGTTTATTCTGCAAAGTTTTCAAAAGCTGAAATGGAAAATTTGTTACAGACTATAGATCCTTCTTTGCGTGAAACTGCTGGTTATAAGCAGTTACAGAAAAGTCTGGAGGAAATAGCTCCAATTGCTTTAGGAGAGAAGTACAGGGACCTGGAGTTGGTGGATGAGAACGGTAAAACGGTGCAATTGTCTGATTACGTGAAACCGGGTCAATATAATATGGTAGAATTTTGGGCCTCTTGGTGTGGTCCGTGTCGGGGGGAGATTCCTCACTTGCGCCACGTGTACGATGCTTATGGAAAGGGGAAAGATGCCTTTAACATGATCAGCGTTTCGATCGATGACAAGGAAAAAGATTGGAAACAAGCCTTGAAAGAAGAGAATATGAAATGGACACAATTATGTGATTTAAAGGGTTGGAAAGGTGAGGTAATTAATAAATACAAAATACAAGGCGTTCCTTTCTGTTTGATTCTGGATAAGGAAGGACGTATTATAGATCACGGGGTGAGAGGTTCGGAGTTGGATGTCGTGTTGATCAAGTATTTGGGTGATCGTTATGAAGAGTAA
- a CDS encoding bifunctional UDP-N-acetylmuramoyl-tripeptide:D-alanyl-D-alanine ligase/alanine racemase, whose translation MNEIAEIINGTLHSGIPVKITEYSIDSRTVVSPEHTLFFALTGSNHNGHDYISTLYANGMRAFVINEYREEFTTLTEANFIHVENVLVALQQLARHHRQQIITPVIGITGSNGKTIVKEWIYQLMSASNSLKIYRSPRSYNSQVGVPLSLLGIEHDTDYSIIEAGISRKGEMSRLEKMIQPTIGIFTHLGDAHDENFTSKEEKLAEKAKLFRSCKWVIGQAGETLEHIRSYLPSSVSFLLWGEDKNADVQTETLYISKGHRHVQVYYKGHVFTLEIPFSDLVSYENCMNAVCLLLWMSTPVDILAERVRHLSTIAMRMEIKDGINHCTLVNDYYNSDPSSFRMALNMLAIQDATKERVVILSDFMDTGMDKEELYTLVSQMLCVANISLFIGIGKQLCKYRHIFPDNSRFYEDTEHFLRQEERDNFNNQIILIKGARAFQFEYIAGFLQKQSHSTILEVDLDAMVHNLNHFRSLTDAHIAVMVKAFSYGSGSREIASLLQYHRVDYLMVAFADEGIELRAAGITIPIAVMNPEREAFDNMIMFNLEPEIYALDILEDFNRALNKHGIKRFPVHIKLNTGMNRSGFDEQDLPHLLEFFQTERSVYIRSMFSHLAGSDETMHDEFTLGQIHLFERMTERIQAQFNYKIWRHILNSAGIERFPQYHFDMVRLGIGLHGISATHANLQPVSSFKTYISSIRKVPEGQSIGYGRKSYTTRPSRIAVIPVGYADGLNRHLSNRVGNVFIKGKRVPIIGNICMDTCMIDVTDTNAAIGDEVEIFGKHILVSELSEQLGTIPYEILTGISHRVKRVYYKE comes from the coding sequence ATGAACGAGATCGCCGAAATCATTAACGGTACTTTACATAGCGGGATACCCGTAAAAATCACGGAATACAGCATTGACAGCCGCACGGTTGTTTCTCCCGAGCACACGCTATTTTTTGCCTTAACAGGAAGCAATCATAATGGCCATGACTACATCTCTACGTTATATGCCAACGGGATGCGGGCATTTGTAATCAATGAATACCGGGAAGAATTCACCACTCTTACCGAAGCCAATTTCATTCACGTGGAAAACGTACTGGTTGCCCTACAACAACTAGCTCGCCATCATAGACAACAAATAATAACACCTGTCATCGGGATCACGGGAAGCAACGGCAAAACCATCGTGAAAGAATGGATATACCAGTTGATGTCTGCCAGCAACTCCCTCAAAATATATCGGAGTCCCCGGAGCTATAATTCGCAAGTAGGCGTCCCTTTATCTTTGTTGGGTATCGAACATGACACGGATTATTCCATTATCGAGGCAGGAATCTCCCGCAAGGGCGAAATGTCCCGGTTGGAAAAAATGATTCAACCCACCATTGGTATCTTCACACACCTGGGAGACGCACACGATGAAAATTTCACCTCTAAAGAAGAAAAACTTGCGGAAAAAGCCAAACTATTCCGTTCATGTAAATGGGTTATCGGACAAGCGGGAGAAACTCTTGAACACATCCGGAGTTACTTACCTTCATCTGTTTCCTTCCTACTATGGGGGGAAGACAAAAATGCCGACGTACAAACAGAAACCCTATACATCTCCAAAGGGCACCGCCACGTGCAAGTCTACTACAAAGGTCACGTTTTTACGTTGGAAATTCCTTTTTCAGATCTTGTCTCATACGAAAATTGTATGAATGCAGTCTGCCTGTTATTATGGATGTCTACTCCCGTTGACATACTTGCCGAACGAGTACGTCATCTCTCAACCATCGCCATGCGCATGGAAATCAAGGACGGCATTAACCATTGCACGCTCGTGAACGACTATTATAATTCCGACCCCTCTTCTTTCCGCATGGCTCTAAACATGTTGGCAATTCAAGATGCAACAAAAGAAAGGGTAGTCATTCTATCGGATTTCATGGATACAGGAATGGACAAGGAAGAACTTTATACCCTTGTTTCCCAAATGCTTTGCGTGGCAAACATCTCCCTGTTCATTGGCATCGGGAAACAATTGTGTAAATATCGCCATATATTCCCCGATAATTCCCGGTTCTACGAGGACACGGAACATTTTCTCCGTCAGGAAGAACGGGATAATTTCAACAACCAGATCATCCTGATCAAAGGTGCCCGGGCGTTTCAATTCGAATACATCGCCGGATTCCTGCAAAAACAATCACATAGCACCATATTGGAAGTTGACTTGGACGCCATGGTTCACAACTTGAATCATTTCCGGTCACTGACCGACGCACATATCGCCGTCATGGTCAAAGCCTTCTCGTACGGTAGTGGCTCCCGTGAAATTGCCTCTTTACTACAATATCACCGGGTAGATTACCTCATGGTCGCTTTCGCCGACGAAGGCATCGAGTTACGGGCCGCGGGAATTACCATCCCGATTGCCGTCATGAACCCCGAACGGGAAGCATTTGACAACATGATCATGTTTAACCTCGAACCGGAAATCTACGCGCTGGACATTCTCGAAGATTTCAACAGGGCGCTGAATAAACACGGAATCAAACGATTCCCCGTACATATCAAACTGAATACCGGCATGAATCGTTCCGGTTTCGACGAACAGGACCTCCCGCACTTACTGGAATTTTTCCAAACGGAACGCTCCGTGTACATCCGTTCCATGTTCTCCCATCTCGCAGGAAGCGACGAGACCATGCATGACGAGTTCACTCTGGGACAAATACATCTGTTCGAACGCATGACTGAACGTATTCAAGCTCAATTCAACTATAAAATCTGGCGACACATTCTGAATTCCGCCGGGATCGAACGCTTCCCACAATACCACTTCGACATGGTTCGCCTCGGGATCGGTTTACACGGTATCAGTGCCACGCACGCCAACCTCCAGCCTGTAAGTAGTTTTAAAACCTACATCTCGTCCATCCGCAAGGTTCCGGAAGGCCAATCCATCGGGTACGGGCGCAAAAGTTACACCACCCGTCCTTCCCGGATTGCCGTAATCCCGGTCGGGTATGCCGATGGGCTAAACCGCCATTTGAGTAATCGTGTCGGTAACGTGTTCATCAAAGGGAAAAGAGTTCCGATCATCGGCAACATCTGCATGGATACCTGCATGATCGATGTCACGGACACGAATGCCGCCATCGGGGACGAGGTGGAGATTTTCGGGAAACATATCCTCGTCTCCGAACTATCGGAGCAACTGGGAACCATCCCGTACGAAATTCTCACAGGCATCTCTCACCGCGTAAAACGAGTATATTACAAAGAATGA